A section of the Tamandua tetradactyla isolate mTamTet1 chromosome 4, mTamTet1.pri, whole genome shotgun sequence genome encodes:
- the LOC143678826 gene encoding LOW QUALITY PROTEIN: zinc finger protein 287-like (The sequence of the model RefSeq protein was modified relative to this genomic sequence to represent the inferred CDS: inserted 2 bases in 1 codon; substituted 1 base at 1 genomic stop codon) has protein sequence MLAPSKRMTSSLRSQIFLMWKPDKAQGGPYSIEKQGLASRFLRDTETCRQNFRNFPYPELSGPRKTLSQLRELCLKWLRPEIHSKEQILDLLVLEQFLTILPGEVRMWVKSQYPENSEEAVTLVEDLTQILEEEESSQNSALSHEKEEEDKATTFQTGWRNDLATKESMSFKDVAVDISKEDWELMRPMQKELYKTVTLQNYWNMVSLGLTVYRPSVIPILEEPWMVIKEILEGPSPGWETEAQXGVFSEFKKAGTRTVKLEDSYGYENRLERHTTGAYRRIPTSEXDFNLKSVFLQEDDPTEEYLSKYGIYRNPFEKHSNLIVQFGNQSDNKTSVCNEKKQKTKQNKKKNYTP, from the exons ATGTTAGCCCCAAGCAAGAGGATGACCAGTTCTTTGCGCTCCCAAATCTTTCTCATGTGGAAGCCAGACAAGGCTCAGGGTGGACCCTACAGTATTGAGAAACAAGGGCTTGCTTCAAGATTCTTGCGTGACACTGAGACCTGTCGACAGAATTTTAGGAACTTTCCGTACCCAGAGTTGTCTGGTCCTCGAAAGACACTAAGTCAGCTCCGAGAGCTCTGCCTTAAGTGGCTGAGACCTGAGATCCACTCAAAGGAACAGATCCTGGACCTACTGGTGCTGGAGCAGTTCCTGACCATCCTGCCTGGGGAGGTTAGGATGTGGGTGAAATCCCAGTACCCAGAGAACAGCGAGGAAGCGGTGACTCTTGTGGAGGATTTGACGCAGATTCTAGAAGAGGAAGAGTCTTCTCAGAACTCTGCCCTTTCTCacgagaaggaagaggaagacaaAGCCACCACCTTCCAGACAGGGTGGCGGAATGACTTGGCAACCAAAGAATCCATGTCCTTCAAAGATGTGGCCGTGGACATCTCCAAGGAGGACTGGGAGCTAATGCGTCCCATGCAGAAGGAATTGTACAAGACTGTGACGCTACAGAACTACTGGAACATGGTTTCTCTGGGACTTACGGTTTACAGACCAAGTGTGATTCCCATATTGGAAGAACCATGGATGGTGATAAAGGAAATTTTAGAAGGCCCTAGTCCAGGatgggaaactgaagccca aggagTATTCTCTGAATTCAAAAAAGCTGGCACCCGGACTGTCAAATTGGAAGACTCGTATGGCTATGAAAACAGATTAGAGCGACACACAACGGGCGCCTACAGGAGAATTCCCACCAGTGAATGAGATTTCAACTTGAAATCAGTCTTTTTACAAGAAGATGATCCTACTGAAGAGTATCTTagtaaatatggtatatatagaAATCCTTTTGAAAAGCATTCAAATCTAATTGTACAGTTTGGTAACCAATCAGATAATAAAACTTCTGTGTGTAacgaaaaaaaacaaaaaacaaaacaaaacaaaaaaaagaattatacaccatga